In Channa argus isolate prfri chromosome 15, Channa argus male v1.0, whole genome shotgun sequence, the DNA window aatgaaacattattACGGTGTACTGGCAAAATGAGAAGTTAAAGCATTTGCCTACAAATATGCAGCTTATTTATAGCACTCTCCATTTAAAACCTCAGTTGTTGCATGATGTGTTTCAGTTATGTGAAAACCTTTTTGACCCTGTATGAACCACTGCTTTTTTCCTATTCCAAGTGGAGTTGATAATATACAATAGGAATTTATTTCTTCACATCATAGCTTATACTGGACATGATTGTAGCTCATAAAAGGTCTAGATTTcttttccagtttgtttttcatatatattttgtatctTCCTGTGACAGCTGAGttgcatgtacagtatcttTATATACTGAATGTACAAACCATAGATGCTATTAATTAGTTTGTATGTGCTGTTCCTGGTTCCCACCTCTCACGTGTCTGTGCAAATAAAACATCGATACATTTTTACTTCCTGAGATGAAAAGTTAATTGCTTTTTGGTGCCCTTTGTGACATGAGTGCACCAGATTTtatcttgtttatttttcattataggTAATTTGTGTTCTATATTTTAGGCTATGTTTGGAATATAATGTGCTGTATTTATCTTACTGGTATCccattctgttatttttttgttatgttgtgatttgtgtaaaagacatttatttattatttgaaaagcATATTTTATCTCAACACTAAAGTAGCTGCTGTAATTTGTTTGGTCTGGGAACAACAGTTcattaaaatgtgctgtttgttatttttatttcattccttTAATCACACAAACTATGTTAAAAGACtagtggagttttttttttttttttttttacctaatgtTTATTGCACATCTagagctgtaaacaaattaaacataataaattaaactgCTGTGGTCTTTGAGTCTTCAccattgcatttaaaatgtacattttagtgCTTCATGCTAGCTCAATGGTAAACAATAAAGCCCATTATTTACAGAATTCtggaaactgtatttttttttctacaaaaaggGTCTAGTGAGATGCTCAAATCCCTTTGGATAACTGCTgatcattttagaaatattcaaTAAACTTTTTGATATGAAATTTActacaaaacaactaaaatcaTAGCTGTATTTTCTTgtgttgatattttttttaaacattgcaaaaacaaacataaaaagacaTTACAGCTGGATAAATCATGAAATAAAAGTTGAACGGTTGGTGTAATATGTAGATGTGATAAAGTAATTTGTTTGGAACATTTTGTGGAAGAAGCGAAGTTTTTCATACAACTATATGAGCAGTTTATAAATTATTGCAGATAAAACTACAAGTGTATAGAATAGTTAACATAGCCTTAACGTTACTTCACCAAGCTCACTATACAATGCTGCAGATACTATCACATAGATAAGCGAGTCTGCATTCTCATAGTAAGATAAACGGATATTATTCTTTCAAGcgaatacaaaatataaatttaaaacagattGAACTGTTTACGGAACGAAATTTACATCCGGAAGTGACGTGTTTGAAGGGGGGGGTCAAAGTTCACTGAAACCTTCAGGACTTCCTTTCCTGTTAGCGGTGGCCGTAGAACAGCATCAGTGAGTGCTATTTCCCTTCAAACAATCTTCAACCATCACTCCAAATCTGATctaattcttattttttattataccACACTTAAGACATTCATTCCTTTAATTACGTTGTGTCTGTTATTTGGGTGTATTTTTCATTGGTAAATGAGGAAAATTAATAATTACTGCAAGTGTTTCGGCTCCGTATCGCTCATTTCAACATGGCAGCTTCCTTGATGTAGACATTTTCCACTTAGAGGTGTCTGCTATGGGGGCTTATTTTGTGTAGTTATAGTGTGCCGTGTTATATTTAGCGTAAATATAAAGTAGACTCTCCACAGCAACCATCACCGCGATGTGTGTGGCTGTCAAAATAGTTTTAGCTCTGGAAATTAGTACAGACGTGGAGGCTAATGCTAATTTAGCCAGGCACAAATGTCGAGCCGAACTCGTAAAGAAAATCACCCTGTTCACTTCAACTTTGTTTGGTTCACATCGGTAATGTTTCTCCACATGTGTGAAATTTCTCTTTAttacaaaagtttaaaaaaaagtttcttttgtTGCAGAAATGGGCAAGTTCATGAAGCCTGGGAAGGTGGTGATGGTCCTAGCTGGACGCTACGCCGGACGTAAAGCTGTTATCGTCAAGGTAAAAACTGGCTCTGATTGGATTTTAGCGAATCACATTAATGAGTCCGCAAAATACAATCTTGGAGACAGACATTTGCAAAACGCACTCTCCTGCAAATGACATCTGGTTAAATAGTTTTCCCACATTCTTAATGTTTGCTGCCGGGATTGTTCTCAACAGTTAGCCTTCTAATTCTTGTTATGTTTATACAACCAGAATATTTATGCATATCTGTTGTCTGTCCTTCACTGTAAACTCAAATTTATATGTGCTGGCTTTAGTGCCTTTTCCACTTGGTCTAACATCAAAACAGGTGGCCATTTTTAAGTCAAGTCAACCTGCTGTAATTGGATATGTAGGACCTTTATGACATTGCATTATTTATCATCTTGCAGAACATTGATGATGGCACCACTGACCGTCCTTATAGCCATGCTCTGGTCGCAGGCATTGACCGCTACCCCCGTAAGGTGACCACCACCATGGGCAAGAAGAAGATTGCCAAGAGGTCCAAGATCAAGGCCTTTGTGAAGGTGTTCAACTACAACCACCTCATGCCCACCAGGTCAGTGTCCAGCACTAAGAATTATTTCTCGTGAGTGGATATGTTATTGTAGTTGTGTATTAGGCTGTAGTAATGCTTGACAATCTATAGACAGATGGTAACCTTAAGGTTGTATGggaataaatgaaatgttttacataatttgagaaagcaaaatgtgtttgttttatataatatagAAAGTGTTGGGAGGgaggaaaatacaaaaagtcCTGTaatattatgatgatgatgattgggGCTACGTACTATGACACTCTTTGTGCATTATGTAAAGAAACATCCAGTCTGTGAAAAAGATGAGGCTGGCAATATTCTATGTTCAGTGGCAAATTCCTGCCTCTGTCAGACCCTATTGTTGTAGTTAGAACTACAGCATTgcctaataaaacatttgccataacatttctgttaaaatgtAGACTGTATATTTCTGTATTATTCAGTGGTTACAGTGCAATGTAATTAAAAGCTTTagtaaatataatacattatgAGTTTGTATTGTCCatattactgtaattattatagCAGTATACAAGAAACGCATCAACATTTGATCCCAAAGGAATTGTTAGTGTTGTTGGATGTGAAACTGACACAAAGGGATAGCTGATATGTTTTTTCTAACTATgagatgttattttatttcaaacagtaATCTTTATTGACAGCACAGTCAAAAAGTAACCCATGTTCTAACTCTCCTGTATGGATTTGGGACacacttttacttattttacataAGTCTGAAATGAGTTTGTATGTGTAATTTCTGGTTATTCTACCTGGTGctgtaaaacagttttatttaggaCAGGAGATAATAAAGCTATCTTGCAGAAATTATCAATTATCTGAACATCATTGTTCACGCTTCATGACTCAGCTGTATTTGTACCGTCTTTTCATATATGGTCGGCTGTTGTTGTCTCCCACAGTTGAGTTTGAGAATAATAAATGAGGTGTTTGAACTGAATTGGATATAAGGGAATAGTATGTCagaattttatgttttagatttttacatGTTGGCTGTCATAGTAACAAGGATTCAGGAAAGAAATGTCCAGCTATgagctgtactgttttggttCCATGAGAGGTTAGGCTCTTGCGTCCAGTTTGTCATACAGGAAGCCTTACATAAATCTGAGTAGTACTCAGTTTCTGTTGCTGTCCGGCTACTCAGTTGCATGGCTCTTTTTACTTTGTTGATGAACTTTAAAGAAAATTGAAATAACGCAGACAGGTTTAAATGGCTTTTAATTGTtgctcccttttttttctttcagatacTCAGTGGATATTCCTTTGGACAAAACTGTTGTCAACAAGGATGTCTTTAGGGATCCAGCTCTCAAGCGTAAAGCTAGGCGGGAGGCCAAGATCAAGTTTGAGGAGAGGTGAATTTCCTGTCCATTATAGACACgccatgttttttctttttaagacaaTTTAGTCATTGATAAGGTTTTAGAGCGCTTAAGCCgaacataattaataaatgtatatggtttttacaaatttaagtttgtttagtTGTAAATACCAGCAAAAAGAAACAGTTATGAGCAGAATATGAGATTGTATACAGCCTTTTTCTGGAAGAAAATTTATTTGAATCAAACTGGTGTCAACTTTTAGATTGTCATGATTTTGGTTTTATtggataaatgtgttttaaaaatactgtattaatttcattactgatttaaaaaaaaatcatattgcTGCTTGTTGAAGTGTGTATGTGCTGGTGGTTCTGACTAGTTGTAGATCTTTGAGGCAGTTAACTGTTTTATAGCAAAATTTTGTactcatttgttaaaaaatgtattaatttgttttttcgtTACCAGGTACAAGACGGGCAAGAACAAGTGGTTCTTCCAGAAGCTCAGATTCTAAATTCCCCTCATTtctcaaataaatgtttaaaatagattttgattgagtcgtgttttttttttttttttgtttggcacAACATACATTTGGTGAAATGTagaaaagacatgaggcagagctggaggtagcagagcttaagatgttgaggttctctttgggagtgatgaggattgacaggatcaggaatgaggacatcagagggacagctaatgttagatgtttcaggaATAAAGTCAGACAGGCCAGAAtaaggtggtttggacatgttcagaagagaaactgtgaatatattggtaggaggtttatggatgtagtgaggtaatgaagttagttggtgtcagagaagaggatgcagaggacagagttaggtGGAGGCACATaatttgctgtggtgacacctgagagggaacagctgaaaggaaaacacGACCTTTGGTGAAATATATTTCTGCTGACAACCTTCTGTATTGCAGTTTGTGAAGTACTGCTAAAATACATACTTATACATACATTGCAGGTTTGAgtcttgatttcttttttaaatggttgTACATAATAGTTTCCAAAAATGACAAGAATGTCAGGTGTAACTGCAAGTAGAGTATAAATAGGATCTACAAAAACATGATTGGTGCCTTCAAGGAGTATTTAAATAACCACTATGTACTTTTATTGGATTAAACCGCTTATATTCCATGGTAATGAGGTATTACTACATTTTACTAATAGGACAGTATTGTACTCCAAAATCAATGTATCTTGTTATAAGGCTTCCACATggtattgaaataaaaaatgtatatacatgtgCAAAAAAATAGAATGTTTACAATTGACTTCCcccacaacaataaaactaaacataccttcaaaaacaaagttaagaCGTTGTATAATCACATGGagtttcagaaaataaatactttgtttgAATTAGTGCTTCAAATATTAAAGgacataaaagaaaatctgaataCTTTATTAAACTTACTGTGCTTGAGAATATTGGGAAAGGAAAAGCTTAAAagattgtattatattttttaccaaaataatgaattgtcataattaaaataagaggTATTTAGGCATCCACATGCTAATTTGATGAGCACCTCCTCTAAGGCTTCCATTGATGTAGCCTATTATAGCAATGGACAGTTTCCAGTTTTGCAGCGCCCCCTggtggagaaaaggagaaattcaggtgccactgctgctgagaaacagaaagtgaaagaaactGATTACAGACCAGTGATCGTCGAAAGGAGGTGAGTTCAGTCTCAGCTGCTGTGTAAAGAAAAAcgacagtttatttatttttatttaaagacaatATTAGTATAACAGTATAGTGTAATTTGAACCTTTTTGTTAAACAGTTTTGGAGAAGTTGACTTATTTAcaagatttctgtttttatagatGTTTTTCCTGAACGCAGGGCCTACAGATTATACACCATAAGTGATATCGGTTTAAGgggtttaatatttgttttatgtgttttttgcaCACTGTTTTTGTTAGTACTATGTAGGTTTCAGTAAGTACAGATGAAGCTGTCTTTTAAGTTGACAAGATGTGAAACCTATTGTCTAATAGTTTATGAATTTTTGCAGGCTACTTTCACTATGTCTTCAGATGAGGTGAGGCGTCATTTTGATTTTCTTCGTTATATTGTACAACATACACAAGGTTTTACAAAATGTAGCAGTTTGATTTGTATTACAGGCATTTTCTCTGAACTACAGAAATACAGGTTGTAATTTGTTGCATTATACTAATAGTACTAGATTACtaacttatttttataaaatgtctatAAATTCTCACCTTCTCTGGTTTATACATGGAGGATTCTGATTGATCATAACAGTGAATTGAACATTTTTAGTTGGTATTGTAGGTGTTATCATCCACTTTTTCACAGTTGGATTGAGAATTGTGTGACTTTGTGTTGAAGGATTTCTCTCTGGTGGTGGACAACGTACAACAATCCCAGGACACACTGGAGGGAACCAAGGCTTTGATCGCCAAGTACAAGGTGCAATGAAATGTCTGATTTATCCTATACTGTAATATGGCTTATACACTATACTGCTATATTAAAACTATATCACAACATTATAGCTGTaacaatatatataattatgaGTACAATTCAACAATATCTTTTTGGCCACAAGTCACATTAGTGTACAGTGTTGAGAGCCAACCAAATGTAATAAGTGATCAAAAATATGTCAGGACATCATCAAATACTGCACAATATAAAGCAATTTAAAGGTCTAAAATAGATGAAATGAAAGCTGACAGCAGCCTTCTGTGTGCTCAAATTCAGCCATAGCTCACTGGACAAAATTTTAGcattcagcaggacaatgaaTGATGGTACTGTGGCATTAATATCTGTAATGCCATCAACAGCAAGTTAATCTGCAGCTAGAggattcatttatttgttaagatttttaaaatgttgagatTCCAATTTTAGTGTATGTGGTCCTCTGCAGTTTGAAACAAAATGCCATGCAGGTCAGACACAACTAGAGTTCTAAAGAATGTCTTACTGGACTCTGGGCTGCCTTTTGTATTGATCAAGTGTTTATTCAATATTGACTTTAATGTTAGTTGCAGCACTAATGGACGCAACCTTGTTTCTGTATCTACAGAAACAATATGATCAGCTGTTGCAGGAACACAATGAGCTGTGTAATGCCACAGACGAGCAGCGGAACCTGGCTCAGCAGTTTAAAAAACGGGCTGAGAAACTGGCCAAGACCATAGCAGTGGACCAGCAGTCCTACAAGGAGCAGATTGGAAATGAGAAGGCATGTGTCCTTAGTCCCACCTCTCTTACTCTCAGAGGGATGTGTGAGCTCCAACTGTGCGGAGTTTCTAACATCGCTGACTGTGCATTATACCTAAAAATTTGTGATTagccttaaataaaaacataacatatttaAAAGGGTACAGGTACTGTTGAGCAGATGTGAGAATTTCTGTCTTCCAGGCAAAGCTAAGGTGTCTAAAAGAGGAGCTAACCGATCTGGTGGGGCAGATCCAGAGAGCTCAGGCAGccctggaggaggaagaggccaCAAACCAGCATCTGAGAGAACAGAGTGAAGTACGTCAATCTCACACACGGTCTCCTGCAGCCTGGTCCCTGTCGCAGCCAGTAACCGTGTAGCTTTGGATTTCAGGTGTTCTCTGCTGTGCCAGAAAAGGAGCTCGTCTTCACCGGGTTGACGCTAGATGCAGCCGACAAGCAAAGGTTTCAAATGAAATCACATATAGTCTACCCAATGGCTGAGGGAACAGCGCTGGTTACGTTCGAGGAGGAAGATGGTGAGTTTGTGTTCTGTCACAGAGTTATACCAGCTTGCTGCCCCCAATACAGTGCGATTCCTCTTTATTACTGTTGCATGTTTCAGAAATACAAGGTGCTAAAATACAAGAGTTCTTAGTGAGTGGCCagacaaaaagcaataaaaccaaATACGAAAATAAGACAAAACCACTGACACTTAATTTTTTACCTGTAATAGTTTGTTTTGCCCTTGTGGCTCAAGTTAACTTTTTCCTTGAATAATCTGCAAATAGTTTTATAAATGATGTGTAGAGAGACTCAGTGCACTTGTTGGGAATGAGTTGATTGGTGAAAACTCtcatccttttttcttcttcttttcctttcggctgttctcTGACGggtgtcgccacagtgaatcatgtgcctccatctaactctgtcctctgcatcctcttctctgacaccaactaacttcatgtcctctctcactacatccataaatctcctctttgatcttcctctagacctcctgcctggcagctccaacctcagcatccttctaccgatatagtcacagtttctcctctgaacatgtccaaaccacctcaatctggcctctctgactttatctccaaaacatctaacatgagctgtccctctgatgtcctcattcctgatcctgtccatcctcttcactcccaaagagaacctcaacatgttaagctctgctacctgctactccttccatcttcccatcacactcctggcacctgtcagtacatttccatcctcatctttaatcacactaacctgctgcacatccttcctatatctatctctttgtctggccaacctgtagaaatccacctctccctctttagtgtccaacctagaatacaagtcctcatatgctctgtgtttggcctttatgctgcatctccctgtactcctgtttactctcttcagtcctctcagtgtcccacttcttcttagctaacctctttctctgtataaactcctgaacttcctcgttccaccaccaagtctccttgaacactttcctctttcccgatgacacactGAGGACCCTCCTACccgtctccctgatcacattagctgcagtggatctggaagcacctcctgaccacccagagtctgtctcaacTCCTGCCTGAAAACTACACatcattcttcctttttcaacttccaccactttgtcatctgctctgcttttgtcctcttcatcttcctcatcacagagttattttacacaccactatcctgtgttgtctggctacactctcccctacaaTAATTTCCAGTCACTGGTCtttttcagattacaacgtctacacaagatgtagtccacctgagtgcttctattttcttatacgtcaccctatgttcctgcctcttctggaagaaagttttCACTACatccatttccatcctctttgcaaagtctaccaccatctgaccttctgcgttcctgtcctgaagaccaaacctgcccatcacattctcatcacctctgttcccttcacctacatgcccattgaaatctgcaccaatcaccactctctcacctccggtgatgctctgcatcacttcatctaactcactccagaatttctccttctcttttaactctcatcctacctgtggggcataaccactaacaacactgaacatcacaccttgcatttccagcttcagactcctCAAGCAGTCTGAGACTATTTTCACCTCACAAActtctctttcaggataactcctactccatttctcctcctatctgacccatggtaaaacaacttaaaccctgatcctaagcttctagccttgctacctttccacctggtctcctggacacacagtttatccaccttccttctctgcatcatgtcaatcaactctctagccttcgctgtcatagtcccaacttTCAAAGTCTCTAccgtcagtcctacattcttagttttgctcttctctctctgcctacggacacaccttcctcctctcctttgaccaacagtagctcaatttccaccggcaccctgtaggtcaacagggttgttaacccaggccctgacCGATGCAGGatggaagtcagatttggtgCGGAAGTCATGATTCACTTGTTTAATTTGGCgtgtgttttacgtcagatgcccttcatGACACAATGCAAAGTCAATACATCTGTTAGTTTTTCTCCCCGTGCAAAAACCTTAATATCCTCATCGTTAAATCTGGAATAACATATTTTGAGTTTCATATAAATCATCAGGAATCCGTTGACACACAGAGCTCTGGAAGCTGCTGACTTATGGCTCTTATGGTCACTCACTTTTAAGCAAATTCTCTGCTACATTCTCTGCATGGGAAGTATTgtcatgtttatttaatgtttgacTGATTATGCCAATGGCTTAAATATTTGAATGGCTCTGCTTTCCTTCTGTCATCAGTGGCCCAGAACATCCTGCGCTTAAAGACGCATCGAGTGGGTCTGGGAGAAGAGTGCCGCATCACTGTGGAGGCCAGGCCAGTTCAGCTGATGGTGCCAACACTGGTGGAGGTACGACAGACTGAATGAACCTAATCTCAATCTTTTTGTTCTCCTCATGCTCATTCAGGTGCAGAATACTTTCTTTTAAGTGGTCTAACATGCTTATCTCGCTCCTGCAGATCGACTCTGAGATTTGTCCTCGACGCATATTACTCTCCAATCTGCCAAAGATGGACACCGAGACCATGCTGAACAGGTTGGAGATCCACTTCTCCAAGAGCAAAAACGGAGGCGGAGAGGTGGAAGATTGTGAAATGCTGACCGACACTGGGACCGTGGTTATTACATTTTTGGAGAATAACAGTGAGCACTCTCTGATCTGAACATATATTACTGAGATTAAAACGAGAAATACAGTTGAAGTAGTTCAGTAAGGATTCAGTGGAGTTCTTTTTGGATGCTGTTGGGAACACTGCAAACGACGGTTAACATTACACAAATATTTGTAATTACAGTATAATATCCAGGTTTTAAACTATGTATGTGAACAAGAACTGAAGAAATCAAAGGcaacatcatgttttttttcttttactgtaaaGTTTATTGTTAAGACTCCATTTTGGCCATCTGATATACTTTCTACTTTTCTTAGTTGCCAGACATTTGACGGATAAAGAATACCATGAAGTGATGctaaaagaaaagcacagagtGAGAGCGACTCCTTTTCTAAATGGAAATATTACTAACCTAAAGGTAAGCCTTTGGCTCTTTGTGTCAGTGAGGCATGCACTCTTTATAACagaaatttaaacagttttctatGGCATTTTTCTTCCAGACCAAGATGTCGATGAGCTCTCGCACAGTGCTGCTGACAGGAATTCCAGACGTCATGGACCGAGACATCCTGCAGGATCTGCTTGAAATACACTTCCAGAAAAACAGCAATGGTGGGGGAGAAATTGAAGCTTTCCTCTACAACCCAATTGGTGAACAGACCTCAGCAGTGTTTAAAGGCATCTCCCCAAAAACAGAGGAGAAGTAGGCTGTAAATTCAttatacattgttttaaaacaaactccTTAGGTTCAGGGGGATAACCGTTTGTCTGATGAACAAGCAGGGTCCTCCCTGCAAAcgagttttagttttatattctgTTCTCATATACAGTATCTTGTGATAAATTTATATCATAGTAtgattttttatgtattatacataaatgtaatCTAAGAATTAGAAAACTTCAATTCTTGGATGAGGAAAGTGggtgttttctgtgtaatttaaaatatataaattcatTAAATTCTTATCTCATTTGCAGTCTTAAGATAACTAAGTGTTGGAATTTCCATTCATCCACTCAATATTCAAATGACTTCTCCTGTTAAGCATTGTGGGGGGGGGTGCTAGAGACAAcctcagctgtcactgggcaaacAGTGGGGAACATTCTGGACAGGTGACCATTCGGTCTCAAGGCTGGATtggaatttgtgttttatacatAGTACTGATTCATTTGTTAATGGTTTCTATGTGTGgtaaaatattattacattgCATTAGAAAAGACAATGTATAAATGGcattttgttcatcttttatttGTTCACCTTCAAATAAATATGCTGAAATGAACCTGGGGAAAAAAtctataattaatataaaagaTATAATTGTACTTCCAAAGCAGTATAATTTGAGCACAAGTAGTAACCATAGTTtgatatatttgcatattttaggtaaaaataaatatatgtatcaATTCTTACTGAAATTCAGATCATTTATTCCTTATGGGGCAACTGGTGTAAGTAAGCTTCaatttttgtttagttattcGGTTCACAGAGGAAAcgtcaaagtaaaaaaagaaacaaacattcaaCTCAGATgagatttaatgtaaaaacacaacagccaAGTAAAAGttacagcacataaaaaaaacaacaaaaaaaaacaaacaactgacaTGACTGAAACAATCCAGCTTAATCCCCTAGTGCACAAACTAATACACAGTAACTGAAGATCCgcagaagaaaaaactaaagttgACAGACTTGAGGTCAGGCACTTAAGACAGAAGAGACGGACAGGTGTTCAGTATgcgtttaaaaacaaaatacattcaC includes these proteins:
- the ifi35 gene encoding interferon-induced protein 35 encodes the protein MSSDEDFSLVVDNVQQSQDTLEGTKALIAKYKKQYDQLLQEHNELCNATDEQRNLAQQFKKRAEKLAKTIAVDQQSYKEQIGNEKACLRCLKEELTDLVGQIQRAQAALEEEEATNQHLREQSEVFSAVPEKELVFTGLTLDAADKQRFQMKSHIVYPMAEGTALVTFEEEDVAQNILRLKTHRVGLGEECRITVEARPVQLMVPTLVEIDSEICPRRILLSNLPKMDTETMLNRLEIHFSKSKNGGGEVEDCEMLTDTGTVVITFLENNIARHLTDKEYHEVMLKEKHRVRATPFLNGNITNLKTKMSMSSRTVLLTGIPDVMDRDILQDLLEIHFQKNSNGGGEIEAFLYNPIGEQTSAVFKGISPKTEEK
- the rpl27 gene encoding large ribosomal subunit protein eL27, which produces MGKFMKPGKVVMVLAGRYAGRKAVIVKNIDDGTTDRPYSHALVAGIDRYPRKVTTTMGKKKIAKRSKIKAFVKVFNYNHLMPTRYSVDIPLDKTVVNKDVFRDPALKRKARREAKIKFEERYKTGKNKWFFQKLRF